In Panacibacter microcysteis, the genomic stretch TCACTAAAGACATGAATACCTATTTAGATGGTCAGCCTATAGATGATGCAAGAAGTAATTTAAGTAAAGCAGGTGGTATTAACTTTCACATCGGAGGCTTTTATTATAACAGTGGAATGAATATGAATCGTCTTGCAGGTTCGTATGGATGCTTTATGTTCACTCCAGGAAGTAGCACCTTTTCTTCTTCGGGACAAGCTGAAGGCTATTTTAATACTCTACTCAATTTACAAACATCTAATGGTGATTATAACAAGCTGTTAGAACAGATAAACGAGTTAAGACAAAAATACGGAGGACAGATGTTCATTGAAATACAAAAGCGAAATAATTATGAAAAGACAAAGGAGGTTTCTACTACAACAACGACTACAACGAATTAAAATGAAAAATTTTTGTTTAGGACTACTCACGCTTATTGTATTATCACTGAATATTAGATGTTCATCTAATACAAGTAGAAGAAAAAATATTGCAAATCAAGATACCTCTATGTTAAAACCTTCAATATTGATAGGCTACGATTCCTTGCCTATTTTTTTAGGAAGTCAAAAGAGTGAAGTTGGCAGAATAATCAATCTCAAATGGGATAAAGACAATGATGCTGATGTAAGTGAGGTTGGCTATTATGCACCATCACAGGTCATTCATTTTGAAAAGTTAAAAGGAGACTTAGATTTGTATTTTAAGTTTAGCAAAAAAGATTCAGTATTGACATATTTTAGTGCCAGTGTTGTTTTTGACAACTATTATAGAGATAAAATAATCCCAAATCTTAAAAAGGAACTTGTCAGAAAGTTTGATAAGATTATTGATTTTTTTCCTGAAGCAATTAGCAGTAAAGATGGCGTAGTGAAAAAGTATAAAGATTATGAGATAAATGTAAAAATGGATAGTTCTTCCTATTCGCCGACTTTTTATTATTCCATTGAATTATTGAGATAGCGAAGTGCATTTAATTGTTTTTTTTAAAAAAAGTTTGCAAAAATGTAAGCGACTTTTTTATGCCTTCGCCTCCCTTCGGTCAGCTCGGCGGTTTGCAGCAAGAAAATATTTTTTTATCCCCAAAATATTGCTTTCAAAAAAGTTTTTCACACTGCCACATTGGCTGTAACTAAATGTGGATAAGCATTGTATAAGTTTCCGTCTCCACAGAGGTGTGTCACGAATGAAAAGGGTTGATAGTTCTTTTCAATGTTGTATAAGAGATGGCAGAAGGTCTGCCGCATACGCCATACAGTTGGAGTATGCAAACCACCTGAAGGTGCTGTGTTTAAAAAGCATGATGCTGAACGTTCAGGCAAAAGGTAATGTAAGGACATTATCAGGTAAGTGTAAAGAAGCTGAATGCAAATGAACCGTTGAAGACATGTCGAAAGGACAACTTGTTGGTAAAACTGTTGGAATCTCTGTACTGGCAGGACAAACTGTAACGGGCAACTGTTTACTGGTTACAGACCAACCGGCATTAAGATGGCAGGAGCTTTACACAGGCTTTTATACGAAACGTGAGAGGCTTAATTGTTGATGTGCCAATGTGCTTTGCAGGAAGTTTTTTTTTGTTTAGAAAGCGACTGTTCGTCAAAAGACGAGTGTTCATACTGCAACTCAATTCTGCTCAAGGCAGGAGAAGCAACAAAAAGCGTCGGACTGAACCATAGTAGTATTGAGAGCTGGTGAAAGCCGGCAGTAGCGAAGGGTTCAGGTTATCTGGTTAAAGTATTTTAAAACAACTCTGCCGCAAGGTGGAGGATGATGATGAAAAAAATGACAAAATCATTGCCGGTTAGTAAGAGGATGGTGTACAACGGTTACCTGAAAGTATGCGATAAAAATGGCAGTGCGGGCATAGATAAAGAAAGCATTGAGATGTTCAATGCAAACTTATCGGGCAACCTGTATAAGATTTGGAATCGCATGACATCAGGAAGTTATTTCCCACCACCTGTGCGAACGGTGTTTATTCCAAAGAAACAAGGCGGCGAAAGACCATTGGGGATTCCAACGGTAAGCGACCGTATAGCACAGGGTGTGGTAAAAGATGATTTAGAACCTGCAATGGAAGTGGTTTTTCACAAGAGTTCATTTGGTTACAGACCAGGTAGAAGTGCCCACGATGCATTAGTGCAATGTCATGAAAACTGTGTCAGCAAAGCATGGGTATTGGACGTTGACATTAAAGGATTCTTTGACAACATCAGCCACAACATTATGCTCCATGTATTGCAGCAGTATACGCAGGAAAAATGGGTGTTGATGTATGTAGAGAGATGGTTGAAAGCAGGTGTTGAGCAGAAAGATGGAAGCATAATGGCAAGAACAAAAGGCACACCGCAGGGTGGCGTTATCAGTCCGTTGTTAGCGAATATTTATCTGCATCATTGCTTCGATAAGTGGATGGATAA encodes the following:
- the ltrA gene encoding group II intron reverse transcriptase/maturase, whose amino-acid sequence is MTKSLPVSKRMVYNGYLKVCDKNGSAGIDKESIEMFNANLSGNLYKIWNRMTSGSYFPPPVRTVFIPKKQGGERPLGIPTVSDRIAQGVVKDDLEPAMEVVFHKSSFGYRPGRSAHDALVQCHENCVSKAWVLDVDIKGFFDNISHNIMLHVLQQYTQEKWVLMYVERWLKAGVEQKDGSIMARTKGTPQGGVISPLLANIYLHHCFDKWMDKENPRCPFERYADDIVVHCSSKEEAEQMLEKLKARMEEYELTLHPDKTKIVYCKNYQRTDKSDNESFTFLSYSFQPRARQDKFGRKKTFFVFSGAISNAAKTSIREAIRRVMIPGWSQQTLEWFAKKLNPKMRGWINYYTRFNKHEALGVFSYLNELIRKWLKNKYKLRSYRSVYVKYKTVQAEKEELFYHWRLGIKS